In a genomic window of Pseudodesulfovibrio sp. JC047:
- a CDS encoding transporter substrate-binding domain-containing protein: protein MILRCCLFVVVLVLFQPVSALSERLHVVTEEWPPYTQSCDGKTSGVVTEIVRATLDRAGLAYSLDVYPWARAYDMARTQKNVLIYPIFKMPKRAEHFKWIKIQGLSVEMYLFSPKYRTDITLTSLDEARKYRIGVTRETSTHHFLLSRGFREGVNLFPVNCEQQNELKSSPDVARIDLTTGDALSLAYWLKHSGRPVDYWVPRVPLFQEDFYMAFGQQTSDAVVEIVERAFTDIYDEGRLDTIVEAYWRLFE, encoded by the coding sequence ATGATTCTGCGGTGCTGTCTGTTCGTTGTTGTTCTTGTCCTGTTTCAACCTGTCTCTGCTTTGAGTGAACGTCTCCATGTCGTCACTGAGGAATGGCCACCGTATACGCAGAGCTGTGATGGAAAAACGAGCGGTGTGGTGACGGAAATTGTTCGGGCCACGCTTGACCGAGCCGGTTTGGCCTATTCGTTGGATGTGTACCCGTGGGCACGGGCATATGACATGGCCCGCACGCAAAAAAATGTCCTGATTTATCCTATTTTCAAAATGCCGAAGCGAGCCGAACACTTCAAATGGATCAAGATTCAGGGCTTGTCGGTGGAAATGTATCTTTTCAGCCCGAAGTATCGCACGGATATTACCCTGACCAGTCTGGACGAGGCCCGGAAATACCGAATTGGCGTGACTCGTGAAACATCCACGCACCATTTCCTTTTGTCTCGGGGCTTTCGGGAAGGCGTCAACCTGTTCCCTGTGAATTGTGAACAGCAAAATGAATTGAAATCATCACCTGATGTGGCCCGAATTGACCTGACAACCGGCGATGCCCTGTCTTTGGCCTATTGGTTGAAACATTCGGGCCGCCCTGTCGATTACTGGGTGCCCAGAGTGCCGCTTTTTCAAGAGGATTTTTATATGGCCTTTGGCCAGCAAACTTCTGATGCCGTCGTCGAAATCGTTGAACGGGCGTTTACTGACATATATGATGAAGGTCGATTGGACACGATCGTGGAAGCCTATTGGCGCTTGTTCGAATAA